From a region of the Marasmius oreades isolate 03SP1 chromosome 7, whole genome shotgun sequence genome:
- a CDS encoding uncharacterized protein (MEROPS:MER0003040) gives MHSRFLQVLVFLLLVFCNNTLAVLPSLFSRDLAVDGVNATITSLLLASDKQSYHLLLKTGQITFRVALDTGSSDLWLTSSACLTKTCNLSPRYPLTYQSPTFEVVNNNRTAFNARYTDGTAVSGFVAKEEITIGNLTVPQQAFGIVTQSNLTFVDQVSGILGLGFSRLSTINRTSTQSSPFLATLVEKGLLDYPLFGISLTRNSPGTLTLGSIDGSVVKNVNDVEWDEVVQFPPIGFESEQTSYWQWALPLKAVNLNGKPVSLSPSYPTMTGGSSIVVFDLGTSGIYGPWTDVAQIFSGISESRLVDANGQWAVPCDTGALLTFTFGSKNFTLQPIDYLIGPTAGNPRLCLSWPRAATPTPDGVDWVLGTPFLRSVYSIFSYGIDTKEPPMIGLYALERNVTTTTDLSSFFSSFSATIATTLPNSLLPTPTPFTAPYRLNSSFTAPTGGIVLSGLANSTYSPILAQEPTTNFSALPIITASPTVATFTFTNPTGGLSTSTSHYSAASVVLGVPPGWNPNGASSRLRLPMHGLFILLLPIAILLTIFEYRI, from the exons ATGCACTCCCGGTTCTTACAGGTTTTGgttttccttctccttgttTTCTGCAACAATACCCTCGCAGTGTTACCGTCGTTGTTTTCTCGGGACCTCGCTGTGGATGGGGTGAACGCTACTATCACGTCGTTGTTGTTGGCTAGTGACAAGCA GTCGTATCATCTGCTCTTGAAAACTGGCCAGATTACTTTTCGTGTTGCACTCGATACTGGCTCGTCGGACTTGTGGTTAACATCCTCAGCTTGTCTTACGAAGACATGCAATCTATCCCCTCGATATCCCTTAACTTACCAGAGTCCTACATTTGAGGTGGTCAACAATAACCGTACTGCGTTCAACGCGAGGTATACAGACGGAACAG CTGTTTCAGGGTTCGTTGCGAAAGAAGAAATCACCATTGGTAACTTGACGGTGCCGCAACAGGCTTTTG GTATAGTCACTCAGTCAAACTTGACTTTCGTCGATCAAGTCAGTGGAATACTGGGCCTCGGATTCAGCCGACTTTCAACGATTAACAGGACCTCGACCCAAT CTTCGCCTTTTCTAGCCACATTAGTCGAGAAAGGCCTCCTAGATTATCCCCTCTTCGGTATCAGCCTTACGCGAAACTCGCCTGGAACCCTTACATTAG GCTCTATCGATGGTTCTGTCGTAAAAAACGTTAATGACGTAGAGTGGGATGAAGTCGTACAATTTCCACCCATTGGATTTGAGAGTGAACAAACCAGCTACTGGCAATGGGCGTTGCCTCTGAAGGCCGTAAAT CTTAACGGAAAACCTGTGTCACTCTCTCCTTCTTATCCCACTATGACCGGTGGATCGTCGATCGTCGTGTTTGATCT AGGAACATCAGGAATATATGGTCCGTGGACCGAT GTAGCTCAAATATTCAGTGGAATATCGGAGTCGAGACTTGTGGATGCCA ATGGACAATGGGCCGTACCATGCGATACTGGCGCTCTCTTGACGTTCACCTTCGG CTCAAAGAACTTCACTCTGCAACCGATTGATTATCTTATCGGTCCAACTGCGGGTAATCCGAGGCTGTGTCTTTCATGGCCAAGGGCTGCTACTCCGACCCCAGATGGAGTCGACTGGGTGTTAG GCACACCGTTTTTACGTTCTGTGTACTCGATTTTCAG TTACGGAATCGATACGAAAGAGCCGCCTATGATTGGACTTTACGCTCTCGAGCGTAACGTCACCACGACAACTGATTTGTCGTCGTTTTTCTCATCTTTTTCGGCTACGATAGCCACTACGCTTCCCAATTCCTTATTACCGACACCTACACCCTTCACTGCGCCTTACAGACTTAACTCGTCCTTCACTGCACCCACAGGAGGTATTGTTTTGTCTGGTCTAGCTAACTCGACCTACAGTCCGATCCTTGCACAAGAGCCTACGACCAATTTCTCAGCCCTGCCCATCATTACTGCGTCGCCCACTGTTGCTACATTTACCTTCACGAATCCCACCGGAGGGCTGAGTACATCAACATCACATTACTCAGCTGCTTCCGTTGTTCTAGGTGTCCCTCCAGGATGGAACCCTAATGGTGCATCAAGCAGATTACGACTGCCGATGCACGGACTGTTCATACTTTTGCTTCCTATAGCCATTCTATTGACAATCTTCGAATACCGTATATGA
- a CDS encoding uncharacterized protein (BUSCO:EOG09264OBO): MIALYHSTRGQTPSVRSLADKFGPEMGAAQSTTGSEKVFRNETPIQFSPDVVDQLQDREASPGPTPERQTTIDQHIRSRIEHEVKQLRKQEEEVQNSIALALEKENLDKEKSMGGEVEGGDSAGAVKSSAALFGDLEDIRSKIERFQTRRTLQDHPEVKSYQEAVLTCYKSHPVTTLDCWQEVNKFKESVRALEQGYFKSLH, encoded by the exons ATGATCGCGCTTTACCACTCAACACGTGGTCAGACTCCCTCCGTCCGGTCACTAGCGGACAAGTTTGGACCTGAAATGGGTGCTGCTCAGTCCACGACGGGGTCTGAAAAGGTCTTCAGAAACGAAACCCCGATACAG TTTTCTCCAGATGTCGTCGACCAGCTACAAGATAGGGAGGCTTCACCTGGTCCAACTCCAGAACGGCAGACAACTATTGACCAACATATACGATCGAGAATAGAACATGAAGTGAAGCAATTACGCAAGCAAGAGGAGGAGGTTCAAAACTCAATTGCTCTCGCTCTGGAGAAAGAAAACCTTGACAAGGAGAAGTCTATGGGGGGCGAGGTAGAAGGGGGGGATTCTGCAGGTGCCGTGAAGAGCAGTGCTGCTCTATTTGGAGATTTGGAGGATATCCGCTCGAAAATCGAACGATTTCAGACTCGGAGAACATTGCAGGACCATCCAGAGGTCAAATCTTACCAGGAGGCCGTCTTGACATGCTACAA GTCTCATCCCGTTACAACTTTAGACTGCTGGCAGGAAgtcaacaagttcaaggaGTCTGTACGTGCTTTAGAGCAG GGATACTTTAAATCGTTACATTAA
- a CDS encoding uncharacterized protein (MEROPS:MER0215828) codes for MIMVHTRFNESEPNPNPHINFITSLPTIDPQDQENARQFLRALAAQVRPIMKAHGFVVNSFEEYEYNSVFSGRNWNHGETVELVLRRPGGAFLPTSWLMSTLCHELAHIKHMNHGPAFQTLWRDLRNEVRQLQDKGYYGDGYWSSGKRLADSATLPGAGVDPGELPEYMCGGAQNRSRPSFKRRKARRHMGNQTAKKRKPGSRIHSRYAFAGEGLSLTDTKNPEKGTGKGKRAASKRAREERTLAAERRLKLSALGNQDTQGAYCIHVDVSLLTGILASTSKTAHSPESDNETDSDIEFVEIDAVCRKNLLTAESGPTLSPSVISWNDYDNDFIFIGSGQTGVFPASEPLDELHDNGSLRCNVKGKQKPADSRPSCSRDLTNSAIARPPPRSARMATSEVQSKTLGLESGEQRRLDAPSSCVPSVVDSVGRARVFQYKKGSPHVDSNQVGPLESLSASAKWSCLVCTLENELNHLACSACGTTRGEVIWDGPMARLGSF; via the exons ATGATCATGGTTCACACACGCTTCAATGAATCGGAGCCCAATCCAAACCCTCACATAAACTTCATCACTTCTCTTCCAACAATTGACCCTCAAGATCAAGAGAATGCCAGGCAATTTCTCCGTGCTCTCGCCGCCCAAGTTAGACCAATCATGAAAGCGCACGGATTCGTTGTGAACAGTTTCGAGGAG TACGAGTATAATTCTGTCTTTTCTGGCAGAAACTGGAATCATGGTGAAACCGTCG AACTGGTTTTGCGTCGTCCCGGAGGCGCATTTCTACCAACGTCTTGGTTGATGAGCACCCTTTGCCATGAG CTAGCTCATATCAAA CACATGAATCACGGACCTGCTTTCCAAACCCTCTGGCGGGATCTGCGTAATGAAGTCCGTCAGTTACAGGACAAAGGATATTACGGTGACG GATATTGGTCATCTGGGAAGCGCCTTGCAGACTCAGCCACCTTGCCTGGTGCCGGTGTAGATCCTGGAGAATTGCCTGAATACATG TGTGGTGGAGCTCAAAATCGCTCTCGCCCGTCATTCAAACGCCGCAAAGCCCGTCGCCACATGGGAAACCAGACAGCAAAGAAACGAAAGCCCGGATCGAGAATTCATTCCAGATATGCATTTGCCGGAGAAGGTCTATCTCTGACTGATACGAAAAATCCGGAAAAGGGAACaggaaaagggaaaaggGCTGCAAG TAAACGTGCTCGTGAAGAGCGGACTTTGGCAGCTGAACGCAGGTTAAAGCTCTCAGCGCTCGGAAACCAAGATACACAGGGTGCCTACTGTATTCATGTTGATGTGtcgttactcacaggcattCTAGCGTCTACGTCTAAAACCGCGCATTCTCCCGAATCAGACAACGAAACAGACAGTGATATCGAATTTGTGGAAATAGATGCAGTCTGCCGAAAAAACCTTCTTACCGCGGAGTCTGGCCCGACCCTTTCTCCCTCGGTGATCTCGTGGAACGATTATGACAAcgacttcatcttcataGGGTCGGGACAAACTGGGGTCTTTCCGGCATCTGAACCTTTGGATGAACTTCATGACAACGGATCTTTACGCTGCAATGTAAAAGGGAAACAAAAGCCCGCTGATAGCAGGCCCAGTTGCTCGAGAG ATCTGACGAATTCAGCTATCGCGAGACCACCGCCTCGTTCCGCGAGGATGGCGACCAGTGAAGTTCAGTCCAAGACACTCGGCCTTGAATCCGGGGAGCAACGAAGGTTAGACGCGCCTTCCTCCTGTGTACCCTCAGTTGTCGATTCGGTGGGAAGGGCCCGAGTTTTTCAATACAAAAAGGGTTCGCCGCATGTTGATTCCAATCAGGTCGGACCTCTAGAAAGTCTTAGTGCAAGCGCAAAGTGGAGTTGCCTTGTGTGTACGTT GGAGAATGAACTCAATCATTTAGCTTGCTCCGCCTGTGGTACAACGCGTGGTGAAGTGATATGGGATGGTCCGATGGCTAGACTGGGTTCCTTTTAA